In Methylococcus geothermalis, one genomic interval encodes:
- a CDS encoding MarR family EPS-associated transcriptional regulator, protein MTPGEQAQLRILKILAESPSISQRLLSEQVGISLGKTNYLLKALLEKGLVKAGNFRRSDNKLGYLYLLTPQGIEQKLSLTRAYLARKEAEYEALRAEIAALHIELSTPAESNATGEKPIQTP, encoded by the coding sequence ATGACGCCCGGCGAACAAGCCCAGCTTCGAATTCTCAAGATCCTTGCGGAATCCCCCAGCATCAGCCAGCGGCTGCTTTCCGAGCAGGTCGGGATCAGTTTGGGCAAGACCAACTACCTCCTAAAGGCACTGCTGGAGAAGGGGCTTGTCAAGGCTGGCAACTTCCGCCGCAGCGACAACAAGCTGGGCTACCTCTACTTGCTGACCCCCCAAGGTATCGAGCAGAAACTCAGCCTCACCCGCGCCTATCTGGCGCGCAAGGAGGCGGAATACGAGGCGCTGCGCGCCGAGATCGCCGCGCTGCACATCGAACTGTCGACTCCCGCGGAGTCGAACGCAACCGGTGAAAAACCCATTCAAACCCCGTGA
- a CDS encoding Uma2 family endonuclease codes for MGHAQAVAAPTPYERLMALPDNLVGEIVDGELDTRPRPAGPHALAAIGLSLELGGAFGKGRGGPGGWWILPEPELHFVRDVEVVVPDLAGWRRERMPAVPEDHRFEVVPDWVCEILSPNTAKKDRAIKLPLYARRGVAHAWLVDPQARTLEGFELHDGSWLLLGTYKDDDPICLAPFDAVTFSLAELWT; via the coding sequence ATGGGACACGCACAAGCCGTTGCCGCACCGACGCCGTATGAGCGCCTGATGGCTCTGCCCGACAATTTGGTCGGCGAGATCGTCGACGGCGAGCTTGACACCCGGCCGCGGCCGGCCGGGCCGCATGCGCTGGCCGCCATCGGTCTTTCCCTTGAACTGGGCGGGGCTTTCGGAAAAGGCCGGGGCGGCCCCGGCGGCTGGTGGATTTTGCCGGAACCCGAACTACACTTCGTCCGCGACGTCGAAGTCGTCGTGCCCGACCTTGCCGGCTGGCGCCGTGAACGCATGCCCGCGGTGCCCGAGGATCACCGTTTCGAAGTGGTGCCCGACTGGGTCTGCGAAATCCTCTCGCCCAACACGGCGAAAAAGGACCGCGCCATCAAGCTGCCGCTGTACGCCCGCCGCGGCGTGGCCCATGCCTGGCTGGTCGATCCGCAGGCGCGCACCCTCGAAGGATTCGAGCTGCACGACGGTTCATGGCTGTTGCTCGGCACCTACAAGGACGACGACCCGATCTGTTTGGCGCCTTTCGATGCGGTGACTTTTTCTCTCGCGGAGCTGTGGACCTGA
- the hyfB gene encoding hydrogenase 4 subunit B: MTLFLAYASVLAALFSGLLAMLAEHRAAWARQTRRAAGLIRTPFPASLALTESHPQRLPHAWRRWVFALLTASGVLALAAGGLQLHAGTAVADQLPWGLPWLQWHVRFDTLSAFFFVVLGLGVIAAGVYGPGYARQFAGQYSFGALGLFTGLFVAGMEGVLLADDAYVFVIAWEVMTVSSYFLVAYQHEHASHRRAAFLYLLMGEVGAIAIILAFGILAAVSHSFAFDVWRDTHVTPSWGTGAFLLALAGFGMKAGLVPLHAWLPEAHPAAPAHISGLMSGVMLKIAVYGLLRFAFDLLGDVQWYWGAIVLGLGTGSAVLGILYAVVQSDVKRLLAYSSIENLGIVFMGMGLAMVFIGKGHGQLGLVGLVAALYHVLNHSLFKNLLFLTAGSVVHQTHQHDLEHMGGLIKRMPVTAGLFLMGSVAIAGLPPLNGFVSEWLTFQAALQAASVIDNGILRSMVSVAAAILAFTAAVAAACFVKLYGVAFLGQPRERQAAHAREVAHSGMLWAPGFLAGLCLLLGVLPTWVLDALRPVTRPLLGETLSSASARGWLWLTPGGVSTASYSAPLVLLAMAMAWWFLRRLEHGDRGAAVRRAPAWDCGFGGLSPRMQYTAAAFVQPVRRIFAPVWDAVETSAPETAPADRPQITALRYRLEIGDRSWRWLYLPMARVVEELARQTARIQTGQMRIYIAYSFVTLIILLGVVS, translated from the coding sequence ATGACTTTGTTTCTGGCCTACGCCTCCGTGCTGGCCGCGCTGTTTTCCGGTCTGCTGGCCATGCTCGCGGAACATCGGGCGGCGTGGGCACGCCAGACCCGGCGTGCCGCCGGGCTCATCCGCACGCCGTTTCCCGCAAGCCTGGCTCTGACGGAGAGTCACCCCCAGCGCCTGCCCCACGCCTGGCGGCGTTGGGTGTTTGCGCTGCTGACCGCGTCCGGCGTGCTGGCACTTGCGGCAGGCGGCCTGCAGCTCCATGCCGGTACCGCGGTTGCCGACCAGTTGCCTTGGGGCCTGCCATGGCTGCAGTGGCACGTGCGGTTCGATACCTTGTCGGCCTTTTTTTTCGTGGTGCTCGGCCTGGGCGTCATTGCCGCGGGGGTCTACGGTCCCGGCTACGCCCGCCAGTTCGCGGGCCAGTATTCCTTCGGGGCACTCGGGCTTTTCACCGGCTTGTTCGTCGCCGGCATGGAAGGCGTGCTACTGGCGGACGACGCCTACGTTTTCGTGATCGCCTGGGAGGTGATGACGGTCTCGAGCTATTTCCTCGTGGCCTACCAGCATGAACATGCCTCGCATCGACGAGCCGCTTTCCTCTACCTGCTGATGGGCGAGGTCGGCGCCATCGCCATCATCCTGGCGTTCGGCATACTGGCTGCGGTCTCCCATAGCTTTGCGTTCGATGTCTGGCGGGACACGCATGTGACTCCGAGCTGGGGAACCGGGGCCTTCCTACTGGCCTTGGCTGGATTCGGGATGAAGGCGGGGCTGGTGCCGCTCCACGCCTGGCTGCCGGAAGCACACCCCGCGGCGCCGGCTCACATTTCCGGGTTGATGAGCGGGGTGATGCTGAAAATCGCGGTCTACGGCCTGCTGCGTTTCGCTTTCGACCTGCTGGGCGATGTGCAATGGTACTGGGGCGCGATCGTGCTGGGCCTCGGGACCGGCTCGGCGGTGCTCGGCATTCTGTACGCGGTGGTGCAGAGCGACGTAAAGCGGCTGCTCGCCTACTCATCCATCGAGAACCTGGGAATCGTGTTCATGGGCATGGGCCTTGCCATGGTCTTCATCGGCAAGGGACATGGGCAGCTTGGGCTGGTCGGCCTGGTCGCCGCGCTTTATCACGTGCTCAACCATTCCTTGTTCAAAAACCTGCTGTTCCTGACCGCCGGCTCGGTGGTCCACCAGACCCATCAGCACGACCTGGAACACATGGGTGGCCTGATCAAGCGCATGCCGGTCACCGCCGGCTTGTTCCTGATGGGCTCGGTTGCGATAGCGGGGCTGCCGCCGCTGAACGGATTCGTCTCGGAGTGGCTGACCTTTCAGGCCGCTTTGCAGGCGGCGTCGGTCATCGACAACGGCATCCTGCGCAGCATGGTTTCGGTGGCGGCGGCGATCCTGGCGTTCACCGCCGCGGTGGCGGCGGCGTGTTTCGTCAAGCTCTACGGCGTGGCGTTTCTGGGCCAGCCGCGTGAACGGCAGGCCGCTCATGCCCGCGAGGTGGCGCATTCCGGCATGCTTTGGGCGCCTGGCTTTCTGGCCGGTCTGTGCCTGCTGCTCGGGGTGCTGCCGACCTGGGTGCTCGATGCCCTGCGGCCCGTCACCCGCCCATTGCTCGGCGAAACGCTGAGCAGCGCCTCGGCCCGGGGCTGGCTGTGGCTGACGCCGGGGGGCGTCAGCACGGCCTCGTATTCGGCGCCGCTGGTGCTGCTGGCGATGGCGATGGCCTGGTGGTTCCTGCGCAGGCTCGAACACGGCGACCGGGGCGCGGCCGTCCGGCGGGCCCCGGCCTGGGATTGCGGCTTCGGCGGCCTGAGTCCCCGGATGCAGTACACCGCGGCCGCCTTCGTCCAGCCGGTCCGGCGCATCTTCGCGCCGGTCTGGGATGCCGTTGAAACCTCCGCCCCCGAAACGGCGCCCGCCGATCGTCCGCAGATCACCGCGCTGCGCTACCGGCTGGAGATCGGCGACCGCTCCTGGCGCTGGCTGTACCTGCCGATGGCCCGCGTGGTCGAGGAGCTTGCGCGCCAAACGGCCCGTATCCAGACCGGCCAGATGCGCATCTATATCGCCTATTCCTTTGTGACGCTCATCATTCTCTTGGGGGTCGTAAGCTGA
- a CDS encoding respiratory chain complex I subunit 1 family protein — MDWLLALIQDVLFILLAPLFSGWLKWVKCLLQNRRPPPLWQPYRDLRKLLGKRPVVADTASWLFPATPYVVFGAAALSAAIVPFFAVDLPTAAIADMIVLVSFFALGRFFLALAGMDVGTAFGGMGSSREMTIASLAEPAMLMAIFTLALTASTTNISVAIDYLLDTGLALRPSFLFALGGLLLVAVAETGRIPIDNPATHLELTMIHEAMILEYSGRHLALIEWAGQVRLMLYGVLIANIFLPWGLAREFTPEALGIGAAAIAAKLGVLAVVLALAETSVAKMRLFRVQEFLGFAYLLSLLGMLSHIILEV; from the coding sequence ATGGACTGGTTGCTCGCTCTGATCCAGGACGTGCTGTTCATCCTGCTGGCGCCGCTGTTTTCGGGTTGGCTCAAGTGGGTCAAATGCCTGCTGCAGAACCGCCGCCCGCCGCCGTTGTGGCAGCCCTACCGAGATTTACGCAAGCTGCTCGGCAAGCGCCCGGTGGTGGCCGACACGGCTTCCTGGCTGTTCCCGGCCACGCCCTACGTCGTGTTCGGCGCGGCGGCCCTGTCCGCCGCCATCGTGCCGTTCTTCGCCGTGGACCTGCCCACCGCGGCCATTGCCGACATGATCGTCCTGGTGAGCTTCTTCGCCCTGGGCCGGTTCTTCCTGGCCTTGGCCGGGATGGATGTCGGCACCGCCTTCGGCGGCATGGGCTCGTCGCGGGAAATGACCATCGCCTCGCTGGCGGAACCGGCCATGCTCATGGCCATCTTCACCCTGGCCCTGACCGCCTCCACCACCAACATTTCGGTCGCCATCGACTATCTGCTGGACACCGGCCTGGCGCTGCGGCCTTCCTTCCTGTTCGCGCTGGGAGGACTGCTGCTGGTGGCGGTGGCGGAGACCGGCCGTATCCCCATCGACAACCCGGCGACCCATCTGGAGTTGACCATGATCCACGAAGCCATGATCCTCGAATACAGCGGCCGCCATCTGGCGCTGATCGAATGGGCGGGCCAAGTCCGGCTGATGCTGTACGGCGTGCTCATCGCCAACATCTTCCTGCCCTGGGGCCTGGCCCGCGAATTCACGCCCGAGGCGCTCGGCATCGGGGCCGCGGCCATCGCGGCCAAGCTCGGCGTGCTGGCGGTCGTCCTCGCCCTGGCCGAAACCTCGGTGGCGAAGATGCGGCTGTTCCGGGTGCAGGAGTTCCTGGGGTTCGCCTATCTGCTCAGCCTGCTCGGCATGCTGAGCCATATCATCCTGGAGGTCTAG
- a CDS encoding formate hydrogenlyase, whose translation MPVPAYSIYEQAILFIAALVVFTSFLMLGQKRLFGMIHLFAAQGALLAATTALAAYTLPYPHLYISALIIVALKVILIPVMLHRLIIRMDMHRDAEPLYLYGYVMMGAAALVMFSYHVVAPIEHLSTLATRNAMAVSLAVVLLGMLLMITRRQVVTHVIGFMAIENGLFFAAVASTQGMPMVVELGIAFDVLVAAVIFGVFFFHIRSSIDSLDVDRLNRLNEVEP comes from the coding sequence ATGCCCGTTCCGGCTTATTCGATCTACGAGCAGGCGATCCTGTTCATCGCCGCATTGGTGGTCTTCACGTCATTCCTGATGCTGGGCCAGAAGCGCCTGTTCGGCATGATCCATCTGTTCGCCGCCCAGGGCGCCTTGCTGGCTGCGACCACCGCCCTTGCCGCCTACACCCTGCCCTACCCGCACCTCTACATTTCCGCCCTCATCATCGTGGCGCTGAAAGTCATTCTGATACCGGTGATGCTCCACCGGCTGATCATCCGCATGGACATGCACCGCGATGCGGAACCCTTGTATCTGTACGGCTATGTCATGATGGGCGCCGCCGCGCTGGTGATGTTCAGCTATCACGTGGTGGCCCCGATCGAGCACCTGTCCACGCTGGCGACCCGCAACGCCATGGCGGTCAGCCTGGCCGTGGTGCTGCTGGGCATGCTGCTGATGATCACCCGGCGACAGGTCGTCACCCACGTCATCGGCTTCATGGCCATCGAAAACGGCCTGTTCTTCGCCGCCGTGGCCTCGACCCAGGGCATGCCGATGGTGGTCGAACTGGGCATCGCCTTCGACGTGCTGGTCGCCGCCGTCATCTTCGGGGTGTTTTTCTTCCACATACGTTCCAGCATCGATTCGCTGGATGTGGATCGCCTGAACCGGCTGAATGAGGTGGAACCGTGA
- a CDS encoding hydrogenase 4 subunit F, with product MSAVYWILGIPFAGMLYQAWRGDVPQAGRLNTRLCGLAFLASLVLAVEVLRQGVVELADLQFRVDAFSVYLIVLTAFVGFTTAMFSAPYMANERDHGRLNAARMRLYHAMYQGFMLTMYLVLTTNNLGLLWVAMEGATLATVLLVSLYRSPESIEAAWKYFILCGVGIAQALFGTVLLYFAAGQVEGIGEHGLQWSVLYAHAAELNPTVMSIAFVFLLVGYGTKIGLVPLHNWLPDAHSEGPTPMSAILSGLLLNDALYAVVRSKMLVDGSLQNMLAGELMMGFGLLSFLVAALFLHRQRDVKRLFSYSSIEHMGIMTFAFGLGGPLATFAALMHMTVHSLTKSAIFVTVGHAAQIARTQRIEHIRGLMRTQPMVGWGLVLGVVAIAGMPPFGVFTSEFLVLTATMQDFPWLTPFLLLGIAIAFAGLFRHLHPMAYGPQPAGQAPVQANLWPVMAHLGIVLWLGLSIPGVLADWFSQATRLIAGSAPL from the coding sequence GTGAGCGCCGTCTACTGGATCCTGGGAATCCCGTTCGCTGGGATGCTGTATCAGGCTTGGCGCGGCGATGTGCCACAGGCCGGCCGGCTCAACACTCGCCTATGCGGCCTGGCTTTCCTGGCTTCGCTGGTGTTGGCGGTCGAGGTGTTGCGCCAGGGCGTCGTCGAGCTGGCGGACCTGCAATTCCGGGTCGACGCGTTCAGTGTCTACCTGATCGTACTGACCGCCTTCGTGGGGTTCACGACGGCGATGTTTTCGGCGCCTTACATGGCCAACGAGCGCGACCACGGCCGGCTGAACGCCGCCCGCATGCGGCTCTACCACGCCATGTACCAGGGCTTCATGCTGACCATGTACCTGGTGCTGACCACCAACAACCTGGGGCTGCTGTGGGTGGCGATGGAAGGCGCGACCCTGGCCACGGTGCTGCTGGTCAGCCTGTACCGGTCGCCGGAATCGATCGAAGCGGCCTGGAAATACTTCATCCTGTGCGGCGTCGGCATCGCCCAGGCCCTGTTCGGCACCGTGCTGCTCTATTTCGCCGCCGGCCAGGTGGAAGGGATCGGCGAGCACGGACTGCAGTGGTCGGTGCTCTATGCCCACGCCGCCGAGCTCAACCCCACGGTGATGAGCATCGCCTTCGTCTTCCTGCTGGTCGGCTACGGCACCAAAATCGGCTTGGTGCCCCTGCACAACTGGCTGCCGGATGCCCACTCCGAAGGCCCCACGCCGATGTCAGCCATTCTTTCCGGCCTGCTGCTCAATGATGCGCTGTATGCGGTAGTCCGCTCCAAGATGCTGGTCGACGGCTCCCTGCAAAACATGCTCGCCGGCGAACTGATGATGGGCTTCGGCCTGCTGTCCTTCCTGGTGGCGGCGCTCTTCCTGCACCGCCAGCGCGACGTGAAGCGGCTGTTCAGCTACTCCTCGATCGAACACATGGGCATCATGACCTTCGCCTTTGGCCTAGGCGGCCCGCTGGCGACCTTTGCGGCCTTGATGCACATGACCGTGCACTCGCTCACCAAGTCGGCCATCTTCGTCACCGTGGGCCATGCCGCGCAGATCGCCCGCACGCAGCGGATCGAGCACATCCGCGGCCTGATGCGGACCCAGCCCATGGTCGGCTGGGGACTGGTGCTGGGCGTGGTGGCGATCGCGGGGATGCCGCCATTCGGCGTCTTCACCAGCGAATTTCTGGTGCTCACCGCCACCATGCAGGATTTCCCCTGGTTGACGCCGTTCCTGCTGCTGGGGATCGCCATCGCCTTCGCCGGGCTGTTCCGCCATCTGCACCCCATGGCGTATGGACCGCAACCGGCGGGACAAGCGCCGGTGCAAGCCAACCTATGGCCAGTGATGGCTCATCTGGGGATCGTCCTGTGGCTGGGACTCTCGATTCCTGGGGTGCTGGCCGACTGGTTCAGCCAAGCCACACGACTGATCGCAGGGAGCGCGCCGCTATGA
- a CDS encoding hydrogenase large subunit produces MSADKTAAGEANFVGAERLTTMLQSLGTPGFRPEAFQAGCVGPALLCPISPDDWAIAAETAAAQGCRWAAGWGDTQGERWVVNALLERSGDYLLLRTSFPPGRNELPSQAPHFPGAARPERHTQDLLGLHFTGHPDGRRWVRHQAWDERAFPLRPGAPLAGHPLPLTPPDRHYPFASAHGDEVNEIPVGPVHAGIIEPGHFRFLAVGETVLNLEERLGYVHKGIEKLAEGRDPESLARLAGRVSGDTAVGHAWAACQAMERAAGVEPPERALWLRTIFAERERIGNHLNDIGAICNDTAFAFGYYQFSRLRELWLRDNLRWFGHRLLMDRIVPGGVAADLSEAAAAAMPAAIAGLRYELGELKPILDEGSIFQDRVVGAGVLPDRVARELGCLGYVARACGIGHDVRERAPHAPYDRLAVKAVLRGDGDVAARLYVRYGELLASLEILEECLRRIVPGPLRAVWAPASENAEGLGLVEGWRGEIASYVRFDGTGHIARFFPRDPSVFNWPALEKLILGNIVPDFPLCNKSVNGSYSGHDL; encoded by the coding sequence ATGAGCGCCGACAAAACCGCTGCCGGCGAGGCAAATTTCGTGGGCGCCGAAAGGCTGACGACAATGTTGCAGAGCCTCGGCACGCCGGGATTCCGTCCGGAGGCATTCCAAGCCGGCTGCGTCGGCCCCGCGCTGCTGTGCCCCATCAGCCCCGACGACTGGGCCATTGCAGCGGAAACCGCCGCGGCCCAAGGCTGCCGCTGGGCCGCAGGCTGGGGAGACACCCAGGGCGAACGCTGGGTCGTCAACGCCTTGCTGGAGAGATCCGGCGACTATCTTCTGCTGCGAACGTCGTTTCCGCCGGGTCGGAACGAGCTGCCGTCGCAGGCGCCTCACTTTCCCGGGGCCGCCCGCCCGGAACGCCACACCCAGGACCTGCTGGGACTGCATTTCACCGGCCACCCCGATGGCCGGCGCTGGGTCCGCCATCAGGCCTGGGACGAACGGGCCTTTCCGCTCCGGCCCGGCGCCCCCCTGGCCGGCCATCCCTTGCCACTCACGCCACCGGACCGGCACTACCCGTTCGCCTCCGCCCATGGCGACGAAGTCAACGAAATTCCGGTCGGCCCGGTCCACGCCGGGATCATCGAACCGGGACATTTCAGGTTCCTTGCCGTAGGCGAAACCGTGCTGAACCTGGAAGAACGCCTGGGATACGTGCACAAGGGGATCGAAAAACTGGCCGAGGGCCGCGACCCCGAGAGCTTGGCGCGTCTGGCCGGGAGGGTGTCCGGCGACACCGCGGTGGGCCACGCCTGGGCCGCGTGCCAGGCCATGGAACGCGCCGCTGGCGTCGAGCCGCCGGAGCGCGCCCTGTGGCTGCGGACCATTTTCGCCGAACGAGAACGCATCGGAAATCATCTCAACGACATCGGCGCGATCTGCAACGACACCGCCTTCGCCTTCGGTTATTACCAGTTCAGCCGCCTGCGAGAACTCTGGCTGCGCGACAACCTGCGCTGGTTCGGCCATCGCCTGCTGATGGACCGGATCGTGCCAGGAGGCGTCGCCGCGGATCTGTCGGAAGCGGCCGCCGCGGCGATGCCAGCCGCCATCGCGGGCTTGCGATACGAGCTGGGCGAACTCAAGCCGATACTCGACGAAGGCTCAATCTTCCAGGATCGCGTGGTCGGCGCGGGCGTGCTGCCGGACCGCGTCGCCCGGGAACTGGGCTGTCTGGGCTATGTGGCTCGGGCTTGCGGCATCGGACACGACGTGCGGGAACGCGCGCCCCATGCTCCCTACGATCGGCTGGCGGTCAAAGCCGTCCTCCGCGGCGACGGCGATGTCGCCGCCCGCCTTTACGTCCGTTACGGGGAACTGCTCGCTTCGCTGGAAATCCTCGAAGAATGCCTGCGGCGGATCGTGCCGGGACCGCTGCGGGCCGTTTGGGCCCCAGCTTCGGAAAACGCCGAAGGGCTCGGGCTGGTAGAGGGATGGCGTGGCGAAATCGCCAGCTACGTCCGTTTCGACGGCACTGGGCACATCGCCCGCTTCTTCCCCCGCGACCCCAGCGTCTTCAACTGGCCGGCCCTGGAAAAACTGATCCTGGGCAACATCGTTCCGGACTTCCCCCTCTGCAACAAATCGGTCAACGGTTCATATTCCGGCCACGACCTCTAA
- a CDS encoding NADH-quinone oxidoreductase subunit B family protein — translation MNKILSKIARVGIVTETFKPLTDPELDRLGAELKAVLDRRFAGSLAIRQVDAGSCNACELEIAALGNPFYDVERYGIHFVASPRHADVLMVTGPVSRHMQAALLATWEATPEPKWLVAVGKCAADGGEFGVNYASCGAVSNVLKVDAVIPGCPPTPTDLVRGLLSLISRR, via the coding sequence ATGAACAAGATTTTGAGCAAGATTGCCCGCGTAGGTATCGTCACCGAAACCTTCAAGCCGCTGACCGACCCCGAGCTGGACCGCCTGGGTGCGGAACTCAAGGCTGTGCTCGACAGACGCTTCGCGGGGAGCCTGGCGATCCGGCAAGTCGATGCCGGTTCCTGCAATGCCTGCGAGCTGGAGATCGCCGCGCTGGGAAATCCCTTCTACGACGTCGAGCGCTACGGCATCCATTTCGTCGCATCCCCCCGCCATGCCGATGTGCTGATGGTGACGGGGCCGGTATCCCGCCACATGCAGGCGGCGCTGCTGGCGACCTGGGAAGCCACGCCGGAGCCCAAGTGGCTGGTGGCGGTCGGCAAGTGCGCCGCCGATGGCGGCGAATTCGGCGTGAATTATGCGAGCTGCGGAGCGGTAAGCAACGTGTTGAAGGTGGACGCCGTGATCCCCGGCTGCCCGCCGACACCGACGGACCTGGTCCGCGGTCTCCTGTCCCTGATTTCCCGGCGTTAG
- a CDS encoding STAS-like domain-containing protein has protein sequence MARTVFALTGITVRFVPDAMNSPDPVRGPTATIHLLAYASPRTHTLDTARQAHSVIASLRRKPGNWMELDFSGVDGASPAFIEELFGFIEREMSDIWLVPTHYNESIRPLLNRHLSLLQHRRDQAWCLASIATEFGSCATSAEVSEAKP, from the coding sequence ATGGCACGAACCGTGTTTGCCTTGACTGGCATCACCGTTCGGTTTGTCCCTGACGCCATGAACTCGCCCGATCCCGTCCGCGGCCCCACGGCCACGATCCATCTCCTGGCTTATGCCAGCCCGAGAACCCACACCCTCGATACAGCCCGTCAGGCGCATTCGGTGATCGCCAGCCTGAGGCGCAAGCCGGGCAACTGGATGGAACTGGATTTTTCCGGGGTGGACGGCGCAAGCCCTGCATTCATCGAAGAACTGTTCGGTTTCATCGAGCGGGAAATGTCCGACATCTGGCTGGTGCCGACGCACTACAACGAGAGCATCAGGCCGCTGCTCAACCGCCACCTCAGCCTCTTGCAGCATCGGCGGGACCAGGCTTGGTGCCTGGCCTCGATCGCCACGGAATTCGGAAGCTGCGCCACCTCTGCGGAGGTTTCCGAAGCGAAGCCCTGA
- a CDS encoding TIGR01458 family HAD-type hydrolase: MGESDRNIHGVLFDLDGVLYVDSQPIRGAVEAVARIKAGGRLCRFVTNTSTQSLATLERKLRTLGFPVEQGEIISAPQAALRYLRTTGLRAHLLLEDDVAADFAGIPQAPLEDADALVLGDTRVVWTHDCLDRMFNAIMRGARLIAVHKNRFWQTEGGLRMDIGGLVAALEYCAGVRALVMGKPSADFFDVALRDMELPPEQAAIVGDDIEADIGGGQSAGLLGILVRTGKFRPSHLETSPVRPDRLIDSVADLPGLLDRFR; the protein is encoded by the coding sequence ATGGGCGAGAGCGACCGGAATATTCACGGCGTGCTGTTCGACCTGGACGGGGTGCTTTATGTGGATTCGCAGCCCATCCGGGGCGCCGTGGAGGCCGTCGCCCGGATCAAGGCCGGCGGCAGGCTCTGCCGTTTCGTCACCAACACCAGCACGCAATCCCTGGCCACGTTGGAACGGAAACTCAGGACGCTCGGTTTTCCGGTGGAACAAGGCGAAATCATCAGCGCTCCCCAAGCCGCGCTGCGCTACTTGCGGACAACGGGACTGCGGGCCCATCTCCTGCTGGAGGACGACGTCGCGGCCGATTTCGCCGGCATCCCCCAGGCGCCCCTGGAGGATGCCGATGCCCTGGTGCTGGGAGATACCCGCGTTGTCTGGACTCACGACTGCCTCGACCGAATGTTCAACGCGATCATGCGGGGGGCGCGCCTGATCGCCGTGCACAAGAACCGCTTCTGGCAAACCGAGGGGGGATTGCGCATGGACATCGGCGGCCTGGTGGCCGCGCTCGAATACTGCGCCGGCGTTCGGGCATTGGTCATGGGCAAACCGTCGGCGGATTTTTTCGATGTCGCCCTCCGGGACATGGAGCTGCCGCCCGAGCAAGCCGCCATCGTCGGAGACGATATCGAGGCGGATATCGGCGGAGGCCAGTCCGCGGGACTTCTCGGCATATTGGTCAGAACCGGAAAATTCCGGCCTTCGCATCTGGAAACCAGCCCCGTGCGGCCCGACCGGCTCATCGACTCCGTGGCCGATCTGCCGGGCCTTCTGGATAGGTTCCGGTAA
- a CDS encoding MraY family glycosyltransferase: MAMIEDILGDFGNATPVLISGGGLVFTALLIHLLSKPAARLGLVDRPGGRKTHDGLIPLTGGLAIYGGFVVASGCDSGIVSPILLLGMGFVLAVGLIDDLYGLSARFRLVTEIGAALIMVIWGDKMIHDLGDIVGTGSLRLGLFAIPFTVLCTVGFINAFNMSDGIDGLASGCAITAISWFILATWLAGQPVPLKEWILLAAILGFAAYNMRHPLRKKASVFLGDSGSMLLGFALAWVAIQMVEGGPNRILSPIAVAWVLALPVIDTVRLMAQRGLRGGNPFVADREHLHHILLRKNLSPGQTSWLLVGINGALGGVGVLGHHLGVPDFWLTMGFVGIFLAHYRLTTYACGVDEADSATLPLPLPESLDALSVRQCLPRGSELPIELAHPSDGTDGYREPRLRHH, from the coding sequence ATGGCGATGATCGAGGATATCCTTGGCGACTTCGGCAACGCGACCCCCGTCCTGATCTCGGGAGGGGGACTCGTGTTCACCGCGCTTCTCATCCATCTGTTAAGCAAGCCCGCCGCGCGCCTCGGTCTGGTGGACCGCCCCGGCGGGCGCAAGACCCATGACGGGCTGATACCGCTCACGGGCGGCCTGGCCATTTACGGCGGCTTCGTCGTTGCTTCGGGGTGCGACAGCGGGATCGTTTCTCCCATACTGCTGCTTGGCATGGGTTTCGTTCTGGCGGTCGGCCTGATCGACGACCTTTACGGCTTGTCGGCCCGCTTCCGCCTCGTGACCGAAATCGGGGCCGCCCTGATCATGGTGATATGGGGAGACAAGATGATTCACGATCTCGGCGACATCGTCGGCACGGGATCGTTGCGGCTCGGCCTGTTCGCGATTCCCTTCACCGTCCTGTGCACCGTCGGCTTTATTAACGCCTTCAATATGTCGGATGGCATCGACGGGCTGGCGTCGGGCTGCGCGATCACGGCCATTTCCTGGTTCATCCTGGCAACCTGGCTCGCCGGCCAGCCGGTGCCTCTCAAGGAATGGATACTGCTGGCGGCCATTCTCGGTTTCGCCGCCTACAACATGCGTCATCCCTTGCGCAAGAAGGCCTCGGTTTTTCTCGGGGATTCCGGCAGCATGCTGCTCGGGTTCGCCCTGGCCTGGGTCGCGATTCAGATGGTGGAAGGCGGCCCCAACCGGATACTTTCACCCATCGCGGTAGCCTGGGTGCTGGCATTGCCGGTCATCGACACGGTCAGATTGATGGCTCAGCGGGGACTGCGGGGTGGCAACCCGTTCGTGGCCGACCGCGAGCACCTCCATCACATCCTGCTACGGAAAAACCTCAGTCCTGGCCAAACCTCCTGGCTGCTGGTCGGCATCAATGGGGCACTCGGCGGGGTGGGGGTATTGGGCCATCATCTGGGTGTGCCCGACTTCTGGCTGACGATGGGGTTTGTCGGGATTTTCCTGGCCCATTACCGGCTGACGACCTATGCATGCGGCGTGGACGAAGCCGATTCGGCCACTCTGCCTTTACCCCTACCCGAAAGTCTCGATGCCTTGTCAGTCCGGCAATGTCTTCCGAGGGGGAGCGAGTTGCCAATCGAGCTGGCCCACCCGTCGGATGGCACCGACGGTTACCGCGAACCCCGGCTCCGACACCATTGA